Within Aspergillus oryzae RIB40 DNA, chromosome 2, the genomic segment TAGCGATCAAGGTTTAACGAGAGCATGTAATTCAATTGCTACACCATAGGTGTAGCCACAAAGCCACGGCATCGGCCGAATCGAGGAAGTAGATTTATATAAGTTTGAAGAGTGGCCGTTATGGGTTTGTGGATGTAAGACTCTTATGACGTGAACATAATATGTgaatataatattaaatcAAGTATGTCTTATTTAAGTAGACCAGGTATCAGTGCTAAATTGTCAATGAATGTTTACACAATATGCAGTACATCGTTTCCTCATCACGAATGCAACCTCAAGCCTTGTTAGGGTTCTTGAAGTGTCTCTTCAATGGCCGCCAGCTATGCTCGTTATACTCTTCCTGTACCTTCTGGCACGTCTTGAGACCCCACTCAGATACTCCGACCATGAGAGAACTATTGAAATTAGTAAATGAACAATACGAGTAACTCACAGCGAGAACGAACCTTTCGAACATGAATGCCATGCTTCCATCGCCGACCTTCTGCGGCTTCAGTTCAGCATTACTGGCCCCCTCGAAAGCATCGGTGTCGGGACCGTGCGCGCTCATGACGTTATGCAAACTCGCTCCGGCTGGTTGGAAGCCGCCGCCGGTTTTCGCATCATAATTACCGGAGATAAGGCCCATGAACTCGGACATGGTGTTGCGGTGGTACCATGGCGGACGGAAAGTGTTCTCTTGCACCAACCAACGTGGTGGGAAGATGACAAAGTCGGCGATGGCAGTTCCGACATGGTCAGAGGGGCCAGTGAGGACAGTGAAAATGGAAGGATCGGGGTgatcaaaggaaatagagCCGATGGTGTTAAAGCGACCTAGGTCATACTTGTAAGGGTAGTAGTTGCCGTGCCAGGCGACAATGTCGAATGGAGTGTGATCCTGACGAGCGGAGAAaagggtgttgttgaattTGCTGTACAGGCGGTACTCGGATggttcctcctcatcatcgaaaGAAGCCACAGGGGCTTGGAAGTCACGCGCGTTGGCGAGGCAGTTCGAGCCAATGGGACCAAGTTCTGGGAGTTGATAGTGACCTTGGTAGAGCTCACAGATGTACCCTCTTACTGGGCCAGCTGGTAGAGTTACACGGTATCTTGAAATTGCAGTAGTCAGGTTACTGCTGGAAACATAGCGTGGGAGAAGGGCTTACCTGACACCACGGGGGATGACGCAAATCTCATTTGGGCGGACGATAAGTCTTCCCAATTCTGTCTGAATGTCTAGCACACCATGCTGTGGGACAATTAGGAAATCACCATCCGCAGAATAGAAGGCCTCCTTTCCCATGTCTTTTCCAGCCGCGTACATCAGAATTCCCAGTCCTTGTTTCAAGGTGGGGTCTCCGGAGCCTGCGATGAGATGCAACCCATGCACCCAGTCCACAGTCTCATCCAGGTCGAACGGGTTCCATCGCAGCTGATTGGGAATGTGGTGGAGCTTAGTGGTCTCGGTGGTCATATGAGTGTGATAGGAGTCTCCGTTTTCGACCTTGAAGTTTTCGTGGGCTGCCGCGGGGATGATCCTGTAAACCCAAGTTTGTTTGTTCTCATGTCGAGGAGCAGTGAAGGCTGTTCCAGACAGCTTTTCGGCATATAGACCATACGGAGCCTTCTGGGGAGAGTTCTGGCCTACGGGGAGGGCTCCTTCGATGGCTTCCGTTCTGCGAGAGTTAATTCCGCCATCGCAAATTCCGCAGTCTAAGATACATACTCATGATAAGAATCAAATCCAGTTTGATAGGAGTAAGGGTCTGGGTGTGAGAATTTGGTGACCGGCATGGTGTCGATGCCTGTTGTTTGCTGTATATGTTTTTCTTGCGTCGAATGAGAAGTAGTACAGGAGTTTGGACCTGGTAAAAAA encodes:
- the hmgA gene encoding putative homogentisate 1,2-dioxygenase (HmgA) (homogentisate 1,2-dioxygenase); the protein is MPVTKFSHPDPYSYQTGFDSYHETEAIEGALPVGQNSPQKAPYGLYAEKLSGTAFTAPRHENKQTWVYRIIPAAAHENFKVENGDSYHTHMTTETTKLHHIPNQLRWNPFDLDETVDWVHGLHLIAGSGDPTLKQGLGILMYAAGKDMGKEAFYSADGDFLIVPQHGVLDIQTELGRLIVRPNEICVIPRGVRYRVTLPAGPVRGYICELYQGHYQLPELGPIGSNCLANARDFQAPVASFDDEEEPSEYRLYSKFNNTLFSARQDHTPFDIVAWHGNYYPYKYDLGRFNTIGSISFDHPDPSIFTVLTGPSDHVGTAIADFVIFPPRWLVQENTFRPPWYHRNTMSEFMGLISGNYDAKTGGGFQPAGASLHNVMSAHGPDTDAFEGASNAELKPQKVGDGSMAFMFESSLMVGVSEWGLKTCQKVQEEYNEHSWRPLKRHFKNPNKA